DNA from Rhizobacter sp. J219:
GCTGAGGCGACGGCAGGATGCGTGGCCTACCCAGTGCCCGAAGAACAGGTCCGAATCATCCTTGCGGCCTACCTTCAGACGCACTGGACACCAGATCTGCTGAGTCAGTGGCAAGCGAGATGGGGCGAAGAAAACTGACTTCTGCCCTGGGGTGAGCACCCGCCGATCGCACGTTGCGGACTGTGCCCCGGGAGAGTGGATCGCGGACCTCAGTGCCGAGGCAATGGATCATTCGACGGAGCTGCGAACTGCCGCTTCGCACCCTCAAGAATGAACGTATAGGCGACGTCAGAAGCAGCTGCCCTGAATGTCTCGGCCAGGCCCGCCCGCGGGCATGTCTCGCGTCAAGATCCGCGCCCCGAGCGGCACGTCCTGTGAGGGCCCGGTGCCGATCTCGGTTCCGATCGTGTTGCCATCGAGCTTCTTGAGCGCGGCAAGGGTCTGGCCACTTTTGGCAGGCTCGGTCGTGACGCTTGCCTGTGTGGCCCTCGTCTCGAGCTTCTTCATCTGTCCAAGGTCTGCCGTACAGCGCACCGACGCCACTTGGTCGGTAGCTGCCCATGCGGGTGACGACAGAGCGACTGCACTCACAACGGCGGTGGTGATTCTTGCGAACATCATGAAGTCTCTTTCTCTGTTGTAGGAGACTTCACTGTGGCGATGCGATGCTTTCCGCAAGGGAACACCTACATGACAATTTTGTCATTCAGCCCAGGATGTGCAGGAGGCGTGGTCGGTGCAATAAGCGCATCGCGCTCATCCAGTACGAATCACATGGACCGCTTGACCCTATAGCGGGTTCAGGGTTTCCAATGACCACAATCGACGCTGCTTAGCCGTGACCGATGTCCCGGGTTTGCAACGGGTGAGCTCTACAACTTCAAAGATCGACCTCTATACTCCGCCGCCATGCGTCGTTGGTTGACCATCCTGCTGCTCGTCATGTTGCCGTTCCAGTTCACCTGGGCTGCGGCAGCGTCGTATTGCCAGCACGAAACGGCTCCCGACACGCAACACATCGGTCATCACCAGCACGAGCACAAGACTGACTCGGACTCCGGCAAGGTCAAGACCGATGCGCAGGACACCAAGAGCGGCAAGCTCATGGCGGACAACGACTGCGGCTACTGC
Protein-coding regions in this window:
- the czcI gene encoding cation efflux protein, CzcI family, encoding MRRWLTILLLVMLPFQFTWAAAASYCQHETAPDTQHIGHHQHEHKTDSDSGKVKTDAQDTKSGKLMADNDCGYCHLNAAKSVQLQALEVPALTGPPVPHVSAQPLPTRDPERHERPNWRLA